A genomic stretch from Setaria italica strain Yugu1 chromosome VII, Setaria_italica_v2.0, whole genome shotgun sequence includes:
- the LOC101770221 gene encoding probable LRR receptor-like serine/threonine-protein kinase At4g29180 gives MDYGLPGMVNFVDGATKLSYAPDVAFTDAGLNENISVEYVTPTLAKRYLNVHSFPDGEHNCYTLRSLMAGLKYLLRAEFRYGNYNGLNRPPIFNLYAGVNFWSRVNVLSPDSLERLEAIVVVPDDYVQVCLVNTGSGTLFISALELRPLKSSLYEQANAT, from the coding sequence ATGGACTATGGCCTGCCGGGGATGGTGAACTTCGTGGACGGTGCCACCAAGCTGTCGTACGCCCCGGACGTCGCCTTCACCGACGCCGGCCTGAACGAGAACATCTCGGTGGAGTACGTCACGCCGACTCTCGCCAAGCGCTACCTCAACGTGCACAGCTTCCCGGACGGCGAGCACAACTGCTACACGCTCCGGTCCCTCATGGCGGGGCTCAAGTACCTCCTTCGTGCCGAGTTTAGGTACGGCAACTACAACGGCCTCAACAGGCCGCCCATCTTCAACCTCTACGCCGGTGTCAACTTCTGGAGTAGGGTGAACGTCTTGAGCCCGGACAGCCTGGAGAGGTTGGAGGCCATCGTCGTGGTGCCGGACGACTACGTGCAGGTTTGCCTGGTGAACACCGGTTCCGGGACGCTGTTCATCTCCGCGCTGGAGCTCAGGCCGCTCAAGAGCTCGCTCTATGAGCAAGCGAACGCGACGTAG